The Thunnus thynnus chromosome 22, fThuThy2.1, whole genome shotgun sequence genome includes a window with the following:
- the LOC137174512 gene encoding uncharacterized protein isoform X2, which produces MKFTVLFLVFLFCSLTLAQNDANATDIEINSLMKSACSPDMCDLLIKFGAMEEKLRVIETRLQDSETRLEDSETRLEDSETRLKDSETRLQDSETRLKDSENRLRNSENQIMDLRNKERTKVIFSAVVDGGGHIGPFNTDTTLIYETEITNIGGAYNQSTGIFTAPVAGVYYFTIFFRAEGHHEAKLLLYKNLQLMIMTHDHPSDSDGADNGGNAVFLQLQQGDQVYVQLAVNTHVWGHGQHTTFSGFLVTQM; this is translated from the exons ATGAAGTTTACAGTGTTATTTTTGGTTTTTCTGTTCTGCAGCTTGACTTTGGCCCAGAATGATGCTAATGCTACTGACATCGAAATAAATAGTCTAATGAAGTCTGCCTGCTCGCCTGACATGTGTGATCTTCTGATAAAGTTTGGTGCCATGGAGGAAAAACTGCGAGTTATTGAAACCAGACTGCAGGACAGTGAAACCAGACTAGAGGACAGTGAAACCAGACTAGAGGACAGTGAAACCAGACTGAAGGACAGTGAAACCAGGCTGCAGGACAGTGAAACCAGGTTGAAGGACAGTGAAAACCGGCTCAGGAACAGTGAAAACCAGATCATGGATCTGCGAAACAAAG AGAGAACCAAGGTAATATTCAGTGCAGTAGTAGATGGTGGTGGACACATCGGACCattcaacacagacacaacttTAATCTACGAAACAGAGATAACAAACATCGGTGGAGCCTACAATCAGTCCACAG GTATCTTCACTGCACCTGTTGCAGGTGTTTATTACTTTACTATCTTCTTTCGTGCTGAAGGACATCATGAGGCAAAGCTGTTATTGTACAAAAACCTCCAGCTGATGATCATGACCCATGATCACCCATCAGACTCTGACGGAGCCGACAATGGAGGAAACGCAGTgttcctgcagctgcagcaagGTGACCAGGTGTATGTCCAGTTGgctgtaaacacacatgttTGGGGACATGGCCAACATACAACTTTCAGTGGTTTTCTGGTCACTCAAATGTGA
- the LOC137174511 gene encoding uncharacterized protein, translating into MKFTVLFFVLLFCGLTLAQNDANATDIEINSLMQSACSPDMCDLLMKFGAMEEKLRAIETRLQESETKLKDSETRLQDTETRLKDSETRLKDSETRLKDSETRLEDSETRLQDSETRLQDSETRLKDSETMLKDSETRLNDTENRLRNSENQIMDLRNKERTKVIFSGAVGGSGHIGPFNTDTTLIYRAVITNIGGAYSQYTGIFTAPVAGVYYFTIFFHAGGEHEGKLLLFKNNQLMIMTHDHPSDSDGADNGENAVFLQLQLGDMVYVRLAANSHVWGQYNKTTFSGFLVSQI; encoded by the exons ATGAAGTTTACagtgttattttttgtgttgctgTTCTGCGGCTTGACTTTGGCCCAGAATGATGCTAATGCTACTGACATAGAAATAAATAGTCTAATGCAGTCTGCCTGCTCGCCTGACATGTGTGATCTTCTGATGAAGTTTGGTGCCATGGAGGAAAAACTGCGAGCTATTGAAACCAGACTGCAGGAGAGTGAAACCAAACTGAAAGACAGTGAAACCAGACTACAGGACACTGAAACCAGACTGAAGGACAGTGAAACCAGACTGAAGGACAGTGAAACCAGGCTGAAGGACAGTGAAACCAGACTAGAGGACAGTGAAACCAGACTGCAGGACAGTGAAACCAGGCTGCAGGACAGTGAAACCAGGCTGAAGGACAGTGAAACCATGCTGAAGGACAGTGAAACCAGACTGAATGACACTGAAAACCGGCTCAGGAACAGTGAAAACCAGATCATGGATCTGAGAAACAAAG AGAGAACCAAGGTAATATTCAGTGGAGCAGTAGGTGGTAGTGGACACATCGGACCATTCAACACAGATACGACTCTAATCTACAGAGCTGTGATAACAAACATCGGTGGAGCCTACAGTCAATACACAG GTATCTTCACTGCACCGGTTGCAGGTGTTTATTACTTTACCATCTTCTTTCATGCTGGAGGAGAGCATGAGGGAAAACTGCTCTTGTTCAAGAACAACCAGCTGATGATCATGACCCATGATCACCCATCAGACTCTGACGGAGCCGATAATGGAGAAAACGCAGTgttcctgcagctgcagctagGTGACATGGTGTATGTCCGCTTGGCTGCAAACTCACATGTTTGGGgacaatacaacaaaacaactttCAGTGGTTTCTTGGTCAGTCAAATATGA
- the LOC137174512 gene encoding caprin-2-like isoform X3: protein MKFTVLFLVFLFCSLTLAQNDANATDIEINSLMKSACSPDMCDLLIKFGAMEEKLRVIETRLQDSETRLEDSETRLEDSETRLKDSETRLQDSETRLKDSENRLRNSENQIMDLRNKERTKVIFSAVVDGGGHIGPFNTDTTLIYETEITNIGGAYNQSTGTFTAPVAGVYYFTIFYHAGGDYEGKLYLYKNNQLMVVTHDHPSNSDSADNGGNAVFLQLQQGDQVYVQLPANSHVWGTNYRTTFSGFLVTQI from the exons ATGAAGTTTACAGTGTTATTTTTGGTTTTTCTGTTCTGCAGCTTGACTTTGGCCCAGAATGATGCTAATGCTACTGACATCGAAATAAATAGTCTAATGAAGTCTGCCTGCTCGCCTGACATGTGTGATCTTCTGATAAAGTTTGGTGCCATGGAGGAAAAACTGCGAGTTATTGAAACCAGACTGCAGGACAGTGAAACCAGACTAGAGGACAGTGAAACCAGACTAGAGGACAGTGAAACCAGACTGAAGGACAGTGAAACCAGGCTGCAGGACAGTGAAACCAGGTTGAAGGACAGTGAAAACCGGCTCAGGAACAGTGAAAACCAGATCATGGATCTGCGAAACAAAG AGAGAACCAAGGTAATATTCAGTGCAGTAGTAGATGGTGGTGGACACATCGGACCattcaacacagacacaacttTAATCTACGAAACAGAGATAACAAACATCGGTGGAGCCTACAATCAGTCCACAG GTACCTTCACTGCACCGGTTGCAGGTGTTTATTACTTTACCATCTTCTATCATGCTGGAGGAGATTATGAGGGAAAGCTGTACTTGTACAAGAACAACCAGCTGATGGTGGTGACCCATGATCACCCATCAAACTCTGACTCAGCTGATAATGGAGGAAACGCAGTgttcctgcagctgcagcaagGTGACCAGGTATATGTCCAGTTGCCTGCAAACTCACATGTTTGGGGAACCAACTACCGCACAACGTTCAGTGGTTTTTTGGTCACTCAAATATGA
- the LOC137174512 gene encoding complement C1q tumor necrosis factor-related protein 6-like isoform X1, whose product MKFTVLFLVFLFCSLTLAQNDANATDIEINSLMKSACSPDMCDLLIKFGAMEEKLRVIETRLQDSETRLEDSETRLEDSETRLKDSETRLQDSETRLKDSENRLRNSENQIMDLRNKERTKVLFSAAVGGSGHIGPFNTDTTLIYRAVITNIGGAYSQSTGIFTAPVAGVYYFTIFYHAGGEHRAILSVHKNNQLIVTTHDHESNSDVSDNGGNAVFLQLQRGDEVYVRLAENSHVWGYDFHTTFSGFLVTQI is encoded by the exons ATGAAGTTTACAGTGTTATTTTTGGTTTTTCTGTTCTGCAGCTTGACTTTGGCCCAGAATGATGCTAATGCTACTGACATCGAAATAAATAGTCTAATGAAGTCTGCCTGCTCGCCTGACATGTGTGATCTTCTGATAAAGTTTGGTGCCATGGAGGAAAAACTGCGAGTTATTGAAACCAGACTGCAGGACAGTGAAACCAGACTAGAGGACAGTGAAACCAGACTAGAGGACAGTGAAACCAGACTGAAGGACAGTGAAACCAGGCTGCAGGACAGTGAAACCAGGTTGAAGGACAGTGAAAACCGGCTCAGGAACAGTGAAAACCAGATCATGGATCTGCGAAACAAAG AGAGAACCAAGGTACTATTCAGTGCAGCAGTAGGTGGTAGTGGACACATTGGACCATTCAACACAGATACGACTCTAATCTACAGAGCAGTGATTACAAACATCGGTGGAGCCTACAGTCAATCCACAG GTATCTTCACTGCACCGGTTGCAGGTGTTTATTACTTTACCATCTTCTATCATGCTGGAGGAGAGCATCGGGCAATACTGTCTGTGCACAAGAACAACCAGCTGATTGTCACGACCCATGATCACGAGTCAAACTCTGACGTAAGCGATAATGGAGGAAACGCAGTGTTCCTGCAGCTGCAGCGAGGTGACGAGGTGTATGTCCGCTTGGCTGAAAACTCACATGTTTGGGGATATGACTTCCACACAACTTTCAGTGGTTTCCTGGTCACTCAAATATGA